In Phycisphaerae bacterium RAS2, the DNA window CTTTGTCAGGAACGACGCCGTGACCATGCGCAGCCGATTGTGCATGTAGCCCGTGGCGTTGAGCTGCCGCATGCCCGCGTCGACGAAGGGGTAGCCGGTTCGGCCCTCGCACCACGCGTCAAACATCCGTCGATCGCGCCGCCACGGAAGCTCGGCGAACTTCCGTTGAATCGGCTCGGTCTGGGTGTGCGGAAAGTGATGCAGGACCATGTTGTAGAATTCGCGCCAGATCAACTCGTCGATCCATTTCTCCGCGCCGGGAGAACCGACCTCGCGCGCGACGCGAATCGCATGGCGAATCGAAATGGTTCCAAATCGCAAATGCGGACTGATGAACGACACGCCGCGTTGCGCGGGGAAATCGCGCGCGGACCCGTACTCGCCAATTCGTGTCAGGAACGCGTCAAGCGTCCTTCTCCCCGCCTTGGTCCCGCCGGGCCATTTCAAGTCGCTCTTGGCGAAACCCAGGTCCTCCAGCCCCCACGCGTCGCTCTTTACGCTCGCCGGCGGCATCGCCAGGCGCTTCAAATCGGCCCGCACCGACCGCTCGGACAAATCATCGTCCGTCAGCCTCGCCCGCCATGCGTTGCGATAAGGCGTATAGACCTGAAACGGCCGCCCCGCCGCCGTCAGGACTTCATCCTGTTCGAAAATGACGTGATCCTTGGCGGTTTCCAGCCTCCGGCCCCGCTCCGCAAGCGCCCGGCGCACGCGCTCATCGCGTTTACGCCGCGCCGGTTCGTAATCATGGCTGGCAAAGACCGCGTTCACATTCAATTCGTCCGCCAGTGCGGAAATGGCCTCGCTCGCGCGCCCGTGACGCACAATCAAGCGCGACCCCGCGGCTCGCAACGCGGCATCGATCTCGCTGATGCATTGATGAATGAAATCGACGCGCCGGTCGTCGCGGTCCTCGAGGTGTTCGAGGATCTCACGGTCAAAGACGAAACAGGCAAAGACGCGATCGCACGCACCCACTGCACGTCCCAGCGCTGCGTTGTCTTCAAGCCGCAGGTCGCGCCGCAACCAGACGAGACCGGTGCTCATTCACGAGCGCTCCGCGCACCCGTCGGATGCAGCGTTTCCACCAGACCGATTAGATGAGAAAGTGTGTCGCAATAGGCCGTGTACTTCATGCCCTGCCGAATGGGCTCTGTCAGCGCTCGACCACCGACGACAATTGGAACGCCCCGCGCGGCAGCCTCCTGCTGCAGCGCCGCGAAGTTCTTCAAGAACGCCTCCGGTGAGTCGATGTAACAGGAGCTGACCCATAGAAGTCGAGGCTGCACATCGCGGGACGCAGCAATGAACGTCTCGACCGGCAGGCCGACGCCATAGCTGTCGGCTCTCCAACCCACCTCGCGCAGGACGAGGGCGACCATCGTCGTGGGGATGAAGTACGGATCGTTGCCCAGCGTCGCGCCGATGGCGACCGGCGCGTCGTCCTCCACGGACGGCAGGATGCTCTGCAAATTGACCAGAGTCGTCTTGCACATTTCGCCCGCGCGGCGCTCCTTGTAGATCTCCGTGTGACCGTGCTGCCAGCGATCACCGATCTCGTGAAAGGCGCGCGCAATTAACTTGTCACAGATCTCGCACGTCGTGTGGCCCGCCAGGTACAGGTCAAACGCCATGCGCCACACCGCGTCGCCATCCCCCGCCTCCAGTGCTTCGCGAAACGCCGGCGCCGCCCGTTCGAGCGATTGCTCGCCTCGGCCGGACGCCGCAGGCAGCCCGAGAATCTCCGGTCGCACCAGCTCGTGACCGCTCGCGCGCAGGTAGCGCACGACTCCCGCGACGGTCAACCGTCGGTGGCCTCCTGCCGTGCGCGTCGCGGCAAACATCCCCTTGTCGGTCCAGCGCTTGACCGATGCCTCGCTGACACCGATTGCCTGTGCG includes these proteins:
- a CDS encoding B12 binding domain protein, with protein sequence MKQVLTPKQVAQAIGVSEASVKRWTDKGMFAATRTAGGHRRLTVAGVVRYLRASGHELVRPEILGLPAASGRGEQSLERAAPAFREALEAGDGDAVWRMAFDLYLAGHTTCEICDKLIARAFHEIGDRWQHGHTEIYKERRAGEMCKTTLVNLQSILPSVEDDAPVAIGATLGNDPYFIPTTMVALVLREVGWRADSYGVGLPVETFIAASRDVQPRLLWVSSCYIDSPEAFLKNFAALQQEAAARGVPIVVGGRALTEPIRQGMKYTAYCDTLSHLIGLVETLHPTGARSARE
- the phrA gene encoding Deoxyribodipyrimidine photo-lyase encodes the protein MSTGLVWLRRDLRLEDNAALGRAVGACDRVFACFVFDREILEHLEDRDDRRVDFIHQCISEIDAALRAAGSRLIVRHGRASEAISALADELNVNAVFASHDYEPARRKRDERVRRALAERGRRLETAKDHVIFEQDEVLTAAGRPFQVYTPYRNAWRARLTDDDLSERSVRADLKRLAMPPASVKSDAWGLEDLGFAKSDLKWPGGTKAGRRTLDAFLTRIGEYGSARDFPAQRGVSFISPHLRFGTISIRHAIRVAREVGSPGAEKWIDELIWREFYNMVLHHFPHTQTEPIQRKFAELPWRRDRRMFDAWCEGRTGYPFVDAGMRQLNATGYMHNRLRMVTASFLTKHLLVDWRWGERYFARRLLDYDLSQNVGGWQWAASIGLDAQPYFRIFNPVAQSQRFDPDGAFIRTHVQELAGFDDRAIHEPWKAGEAAQGAARCRIGRDYPSPIVDHAEARKAALAFFKAAR